DNA sequence from the Acanthochromis polyacanthus isolate Apoly-LR-REF ecotype Palm Island chromosome 5, KAUST_Apoly_ChrSc, whole genome shotgun sequence genome:
TTTGCTCTGCGACTGCTGTAGGTGTAAATTAGTTGATAACATTAACCAGACATTGCAAAAACACGTTGCACATTCAGGTTTAAGCTACTAAAAGTCTAACGCAAGTCAAAGGTCACACATCAAAACAGACTTTTCATTGATAGAGTTCACTGAGTGCAGcaacaacagtaataataaaCAGAAAGTTAAGATAAAAACTATACTTTTCAACTTTAAGCTCTCCAAAATGTAACCAGACACACACAATTTTAAAACATAATCAGCACCAAAAACACCATTTTGAGTCAGCTTTTTAACTAGTAATTGAGTATGTGCAATGTTCTCCTGTTCTGTTTTGAGCCCCTAAAAGAAAATGCATGACTCACATAGTTCCATTAGTCAGAGGAAGTGTGCTTATAAAGTTTGTAACTCCTGAACATCTCTCCCTGAAATTATTTTAAGGCACATAATCACTCAATCCCTCAGATTACCTGGGTGATAAAACCATTCATGTACTTTTCTCATAAACATCCAGCATTGGCCTGGACAATTTCTTTGGTCTACAGGGTTTCTTGTGTCACTGCTGGACACACAGCACAGGCAGACTCTTTGAAAATGACATTACATAACAGTGTGTGAGACTGAGTATGGAGGTGCAGAGTAAAGTCACTAATATTCATGATGTAACGCCAGACTTTATGCAACCCCTAGACAGACAGTCAAATTGTTGAGTGTGACGCATTAACAATTTCAGTGATTACAGggaagaaacacacacagacatttaaTTATCCCTGCAGCTGCAAAGAATATGTTTTTCCCTTGAAAGACAAAATCTATAACGTATGGTAATCTGTAGCCTTTTCTTTGCATTATTGTaccaataaatgcagaaatatcAAGCTTCATTAAGTACATTTTCTATTCTGCTACAGACTCAAATGACCCCTTGTGACGTGACAAGACTGCATCGGGttttttctgctgtcagacttttccagcatttttgagtttttggtGACCTGGCAAAAGGGTGAAGATATCACAGCATTAAGTATAATATTCCCAGTGTTGAATTCCTTTAAGAAATATTGAAATTTCATAAACTTTGCATTCACACTGTACTGAAAATCATTTAGACTACAAAATGCAAAACCACTGGAGTGGGTGGACTTAAAACAAACAGTTcttgcattgaaaaaaaataatcaactgaATTCCtcacctgaaaatttcattttttgtggtgatttctgtGTCCTGGCACTGCTTACAGCACAGTGATGTGCACTGAGGAGGAGAGATAGCATAGTGTTAACAGAATATATTTGCCCAATATTTTCAATGCAGCATCTCCACTGTTAGCTAACTGAAGATGCTATAATAATCATTCCTTCTTTCAGGCCTCCACATGACCCACTAAAGAGATGACAAGAGCTCAGCTGGCTGCAGACTGTCCATTAAACAGGGTTATCATCAGCTAGAAGAGAAAAGCAGATAATGGACAAACGTGTAAGAAAAGACACTCAGTTCCTGGTAATGCAACAGTAGCCGTACATGCTATAAACACTATGTTgatctgtgtctgttttcaaCCTAATGTCTGTGAAATGGTCAGACTGCTCAATATCTGTAATTTCTATCGTGACCcagtttttaaatttgattaatgAGTCTGTGTTTGATTGGAGGACAAGATTACAAACACTTCCTAATTGCAACTATTTATGGGACCATATTATCCGCAGAGACATCAAAGATTTCTTTTCAGATTTACTTCACGTCACTGCCTAGCTCCGTCTCCCATATTTCTAGTCTATCTTCACTGCTCCTGTCCAAATAAAGGCAACACAATGCTAAAAGATTATCACACTGAAGACTGCATTCTGGAAAATTTTGACCCAATACTAGTGTCACGGGAAAAGTTAAGGGATCACCAAATGACTGTAAATCATCCCGCTGAAGATAGATAAGCATCTACGCTAAACTGCATGGCAATCTATTATAGTTGTGGACATATTTCAGCTTGGACTATAGTGAGGGACTCAGTGACCAAGAGACGTTTCCCTCCCTCAAACATTGCTACTAGCATGGCTAAAAACAATCTGTGACAGCCCTGACACACAGGACTGAATTAAACCACGAAGACAGAGACCAGACTTCTTCCTTCTGTTTATATTAAATTATGCATGTTAGTAGAGAAGTAACAAAGGTGAGACAAAGTAAGAGCTGTTTCAACACTGTCTACAAACTCTCCCTGAGAACAGTTTGACCAGTTCAACATGACAACCAGCTGATGTATGCTGCGTTTTGACTACTGATCTATAAAAGTTCCTGTTAACACCTATAAAACCAAACAATCTTTGCTTTCACTGAATAATCTGTAAATACTTTGGATCATGTAAGCCAACGCTGGACAGAAATACGGCGGCAGAGGCACATCTGTTAGCTCCTGTCAGGCAAGAACTTCAGAGggaaaaacagacacattcTGCTTACTACAACACTGGATCTTATCACGCTGAGAGGGAAATTACATCTGAGGCCGAGGGGGCAGAGAAGAGGTGTGGTGGGGCTGGGCAGTGTCGCTAGTGGTAAACTTTGCATACCCGGTCCATGATGTCCAGCTCACAGCGAAGTCTCTGGATAGCACTGCCGATCTTCAGCAGCTGAAGCCGCAGAGCGTCGTCTATGGGCAGACAGGCCGCCACTCTGTAGGAGAAGTCTGAGAGAAACCAGGCAAAAGCAAAGAGAGACAtcaaataaataacaaagagAAAGCACAAAGAACACATGTGATGTGCATGTGCCAGTGTCTGCGATCCATCTCTAATAAACTGAACAGAGGCTCACCTACGGCGTTGGTAGGGAGAGAGTCATCCTTCAGATTCTCATCCCATTCGTGAAGCTGTTTCTTCACTCTGTTCATTAGCGACTCCTGTGAGGTAAAGCGCAGGAAGCAGACAAATGATGGTTCACTGTTTATAGTCAATGTTTATGCCTGCAGGAAATTCCAAGCATTACGCATGAGCTGCAGTACTCACAGAGTCGTAGAGTGCATAGACCCACGGTGGCCATGGTGTCAGGCTGGCACAGTGAAACTTCCTCTGTGGTGAACAACAGATGAACTATTAGTGAATCTAATATATTTTTGATGATGATCTAATCCTGAAGCATCCTTACATCTGTATAGTTTCGCTTCCATTCCCTACTCGGATTGATAGTGACACTATAAGTGCACTTTGCACAAATTCACATGATTTAAAGATAAAGGACTTTCCCTCATTCTCCAAAGTCTAGAACTACTTCATAGTCTAAAACTGTACACATTGTGTTATTATATTTGCATACTGTGCATTATTGTATACTGTATCATTAATATGTAAGCTGAGGGAGAAAGCATATTGCCATTCAAGTGGCCTGAGTGGAAAACAGACTTCTGCACCTCCTCTTGGCTCCATTTCGAGGCTTTAGAAAATCTAACTCGCAAAGAGAGACTTTGACCAATCACAAATCTTTTATAGGAAAGATTtggaaaaataatcattagaatAATcgataataataatttaatcatTGTAAGTTGCCATCTTACTGTATTTTGGAGTGTCTGACCTGTTGATAGTTACTCCACCAGCACTGAGCCTGTTTCCAGCTCTGGGGTGTTGAGGAGGGGTGCATGTGGAGCCTGGACAGGGGCGTCAGCTGCACGGCAGAGAGGGGGTCTGGAAGGATTCGTTCTGGGAGGATTTGTACTTTGGCTTGTCTGAtcctgacaacagaaacaaaggGAGACAATGACACAGGCAGTGGAACAAAGGGGAGGAAATGTGAACGAGAGCAGCAGAAGATGAGTGAAACTGAGCAGACGAATAACAGACTAAACTAATGGTGTCCTGGCTGAATGTTATAAAGGGTATGACAGGATGTTTGTTAATGGGAGATGATCATAAAATGGTGTATCTGTGTGCTTTCTCTGTCGGCAACAAGAAGTATTTGTTCAAGTCCATTTAGCGAACCTTCTGGAGCCGGATAACGTGAGCGGTAAAAACATCTCCAGGTGTGACCAGACAAATTTACACAATGAAAGTGGAACACAATATTCAGTGTCTTACCTCTGTTTAGCAGCAGAAGTTATGACAAAATTGACTGTAAAAACCCTATTTATGATGGTACTGTATTTCCAAATAGCTGTTTCTGTAGCATGTTGAGTCAGTCGTGCCAGGCTAGATACTCAGAAATATTTGTCACATTCTATGCATTTTAATACTCATTATATATCAGacaagagagagacaggcagattTCCATTGAAATTAATGATAGCTTGACTGCTATACTTGCTAAAGTCCCAATAGGAAGTCAATGAGATTATAGCAACCAATTTGTGTGCATTATATAATAACAACTGGAAAAGGAGGGAAATGTGTCTTAATGAAGTTTCAGTTTTATGGTCAGTTAACCTCAATGACTTCCTGGGCAGTGGAGGATGTAGATAAACATAATCAATGGTGTCACCACAACAGTGAAGGAAGCAGCTTTTCTCCATAAATACTTCCTTGGTTTACCCTCCATTCAAGAGGAAGCACAAAGATTGTTCTtgcataacacacacaaatgattAAAACCCCACCTGACTGAACTACCATGCAGCTGTAATGGGCTCAGAAAGAACACATAAAAACCACCAATGTGATTTAGTGACGCCCCTCTCATGGTCTTTGGTAAATTTCTACAGTGTTCTACAGTTTTCTTGAATGCCTGGATCGCAAATACGTTGAGTTTTTTATGAGTTGAAAGGGCCCGAATTTCCACAAGACAAGATGATCTCATGTAGCACGTCACAGCTTGCATGttaaaaatttcacaaaacaggTCAACCAGGAGCCAAGTGGACAGATGAGGTTCATCTGGGCCTTTCAGGGTAAATAAAAGCTGGTTCATGTGCTAACACTGTCTCTCCTTTAAACACCTGATATCCACCCtgtatgatttatatatgtatatatgtcagggtagagactgcgatttggtagagttggggtttctaccagtagagtttgcgattggagtctctaccagtagagactccaatcctaccagtagagatttgtcagggctaaggttagacttttaaggttagggtcaggggtcagatttaaagttccatctctactggtaggattggagtttctactggtagagactccaatcgcaaactctactggtagagactccaatcgcaatctctactggtagagactccaactctaccaaatcgcagtctctaccctgacatatatatacatatatatacatatatatatatatgtatatatatgtcagggtagagactgcgatttggtatatatatatatatatatatatatgtatattgcATCTTCAACATCTCTACATAATAAATTCATTAATTACTAAGTTTTCTTAAATTACATTTGCTATAAGTAAATTTCCTGCACAATCTCCCACATTGTTCCATATAATAAGGCAGTTTATGATAAAACCCAATGTGCATGCTTGGAGGAAGTAACACTGGACTCTGCAAACACACCTGGTGCAAACTGGCAAtgatgtttttaattcattttctgaAAGTGAACGTGCAAAGAGTTAGTCTGCCCTCTAGCTGTGAATCACAGGAACGCTGCTCAAGTCACTTTAATCAAGGTTCAACATGATATTGCTTCTAAGACTCCAGCGCTTTTCAGAAACCGGCTCTCCTGAAGTGACATCTTCGATAAGAAAATACACATTCAACAATTTCAAGTTTAATTTCATTGTATAAAATATGAATGTCTAAGAAAACATTCCATTTGTCAAATTAGACTGACCTTAACATGAATACAAATAAAAAGGCTCCTCagatgaaacacacaaactgtagATATTAAATCATAGTTCAACACTTCAGAAGTGCTGTTTTTCAACCATGAATTCACTCCATGTGAAAACTAAAGcatgatgtgtgtgcaaaataaacacaaatataaacacagcatccatccattatccatacatcgcttaatcctcattattaATCctctggagcctatcccagctgacttagggtgatggcaggggacactctggacaggtcaccagtctgtcacagggctacacatagagacaaacaatcacactcacattcacacctacagacaatttagagttaccaattaacctgagcatgtttttggactgtgggaggaagctggaggacctggagaaaactcagaatgcacagggagaacatgcagaaaaacCCGCCTTCCCAGGAGTCTTTCTGCAACCAGGAATCTTATagttgcaaggcgaaagtgctaacctaCAGCCACTATGCATCCTCcataaatgcagcatgaaaTACTTTATTAAATTCTATCATTCTTCACACATGACATCTCTGACAGAAAAGGCGTTCTAAAACAACTAAGTACCATGTTTCTCTTGTCATCTGTtgcattgtgttattttttaaaaaaaaggcattttcaGGTCACATTTTATAGTCATTGGTAAAAGAAATGTCCGTGTGCTGGTCACACTATCTCATCATTCTCCTTTAAAGCCACACCTCACCAGGGTGTGGATTAACCCAGTGGTTTAGAATTTGTCAACCAAGGTGACCAGCTGTTCAGTGCAGTGACTCTAAATGGAATATACACCAAGTGTCAGCTCAGACTTTGCCCTGTATTGTCTTCTATGCTTTTTTAGGTTTTGTcctttgtgtggttttgtgtctttatcacACACCTTTGAGCGAGGGAGCAACAACAAGGATTTAGTCCTAACCTTTGACTTAATGCTTTATGAAGCAATTTCAACTTACCCATCTGCTTGAGTTCTTATCTCATGGACCTTGAATCTCTGCCTCCCTACAGCTTTCACTTTGACTGTTTCGATGCCGTACTCCTGCTCCTCACGGTATGCATAGATTTCGGCTGTTGTTCCAAACTCTGCCTCCGGTTCACCGGCATCGCTGCAGAGACATATCAAATAAAGCTATTAAATTAAACAGAGAAAGAGTGGAGCTAATCATCTTTGAACTTCAagagacaaacactgaaaaatggtCAGAACTGACACAACTGCTCAAACATTTCATCCTACATTTTTGTCTAGGCAAAGTAGCAGAATGAAGTCTCCAAGTTCAAACCAAGATAACTCCAGATATCGCCAGAGATTATTTCACAGGCTTTATAAAGCttctctgttgtcactgaagatACATTACGAGTTGTTTCCAGGCAAATACAAGTGCACTGACATGCTTGTCAAAATATGGTGTGCCCCTTAATCTGGGACATGCAATTAAACCAGTTCACCCTGAGGTAATTATTAACAGACCCAGAGATATTTCCATAACTACACACCTGTGTGCGAGCACAGCAAAGGTGCGGTCTCTCTGGATGACGCTCCGCATCATGCTGACCTCCTGCGGCCTGAACAGCTGCAGAGGCAGTGTCTGGCCTGGAACCAGCATCACAGCCGTGTGTGGCAGCACGGGAATGGTCTGACAGCTGTCGTCGTCGTGGACTGTGCGGCCATGAAACTCCTCCATGTCTGAGCCCAGGTACTGCCATGACAGAAGTCAGCATCAA
Encoded proteins:
- the crbn gene encoding protein cereblon, whose product is MADERGGGEDNINDNMGNQLQLLPDNEQEEEEEEDDMETEDRDSEETGKPNIITFDPSLPTSHAYLGSDMEEFHGRTVHDDDSCQTIPVLPHTAVMLVPGQTLPLQLFRPQEVSMMRSVIQRDRTFAVLAHSDAGEPEAEFGTTAEIYAYREEQEYGIETVKVKAVGRQRFKVHEIRTQADGIRQAKVQILPERILPDPLSAVQLTPLSRLHMHPSSTPQSWKQAQCWWSNYQQRKFHCASLTPWPPWVYALYDSESLMNRVKKQLHEWDENLKDDSLPTNAVDFSYRVAACLPIDDALRLQLLKIGSAIQRLRCELDIMDRCTSLCCKQCQDTEITTKNEIFSLSLYGPMAAYVNPHGYVHETLTVYKANNLNLVGRPSTLHSWFPGYAWTIAQCRTCGSHMGWKFTATKKDLSPPRFWGLTRSAMLPRIPQDEDGREGSRVFCL